A single region of the Enterococcus mundtii genome encodes:
- a CDS encoding recombinase family protein: MPIVSKIGSDYYMKRAALYIRVSTMEQAKEGYSIPAQTSKLKAYAEAKDYYVVNTYTDPGYSGAKLDRPGLNQLISDVKAKKIDIVIVYKLDRLSRSQKNTLYLIEDVFQKHSVDFISMLESFDTSTPFGRATIGMLSVFAQLERDTITERMHMGRTERAKQGYYHGSGVVPLGYDYINGELIINEYEATIVREIFDLYVNHGKGQQYITKKMVKKYPDKVKTLTIIKYALRNPLYIGKISWDGNVYQGNHTPLISQDLFNQAQLIFKEKAKLGSTNHNQKSLLAGFIHCGKCGAKVFREVGGGGSYKGKRYNYAYYTCRSVKKMMPSLVKDWDCNQKRLRCKDVENKVIAAVKNLDFKKIKMDIENKKVDTVDQINELKKAIKKKQVEKSKLIDLYQFGNIEVETLNNRIDSINIVLDELKNDLNSLKIKDDKNEKILLLEEAKNFDWENTGTELKIDLIRRLINDVTLKNEDVIINFIF, from the coding sequence ATGCCTATTGTATCAAAAATTGGGAGCGATTACTATATGAAAAGAGCGGCACTCTATATAAGAGTTTCTACTATGGAACAAGCAAAAGAAGGATACTCAATCCCTGCGCAGACAAGCAAGCTTAAAGCTTATGCGGAAGCAAAAGACTACTATGTTGTAAACACATATACTGATCCAGGCTATTCTGGTGCAAAACTTGATCGTCCCGGACTTAATCAATTAATTTCTGATGTCAAGGCTAAAAAAATTGATATTGTCATCGTTTATAAACTGGATCGGCTTTCTCGATCTCAAAAAAATACCCTGTATTTAATTGAAGATGTCTTTCAAAAGCATAGTGTCGATTTTATTTCTATGTTAGAAAGTTTTGACACCTCTACCCCATTCGGTCGTGCAACGATTGGTATGCTATCAGTTTTTGCACAGTTAGAAAGAGATACAATCACTGAAAGAATGCACATGGGTCGTACTGAAAGGGCAAAGCAAGGCTATTACCACGGATCAGGAGTTGTACCCTTAGGCTATGACTATATAAATGGTGAGCTAATAATCAACGAGTACGAGGCAACTATTGTTCGCGAAATATTTGATCTTTATGTAAACCACGGAAAAGGTCAACAATACATTACCAAAAAGATGGTTAAGAAATATCCAGATAAGGTAAAAACACTAACGATCATCAAGTATGCACTTCGAAACCCGCTTTATATCGGAAAAATTAGTTGGGATGGTAATGTCTACCAAGGAAATCACACCCCGCTTATCTCCCAAGACTTGTTCAATCAAGCGCAATTAATATTCAAAGAAAAAGCAAAATTAGGTAGTACAAATCATAATCAAAAATCTCTTTTAGCAGGATTTATTCATTGTGGAAAATGTGGGGCAAAAGTATTTCGAGAAGTTGGTGGCGGCGGTAGTTACAAAGGTAAGAGATATAACTATGCTTATTATACGTGCCGATCAGTAAAGAAAATGATGCCGTCCCTTGTTAAAGACTGGGACTGTAATCAAAAACGACTTCGCTGTAAGGATGTCGAAAACAAGGTAATCGCTGCAGTTAAGAATTTAGATTTTAAAAAAATCAAAATGGATATTGAAAATAAGAAGGTAGATACTGTTGATCAAATAAACGAACTAAAAAAAGCAATCAAAAAAAAGCAAGTAGAAAAAAGTAAACTAATTGATCTTTATCAATTTGGAAACATTGAAGTTGAAACTTTAAATAATCGAATTGATTCTATAAATATTGTTTTAGATGAATTGAAGAATGATCTAAACTCTCTAAAAATCAAAGATGATAAAAATGAGAAAATCTTGCTTTTAGAAGAAGCTAAAAACTTCGACTGGGAAAACACAGGTACCGAATTAAAAATAGATCTTATCCGTAGACTTATTAATGATGTTACGCTTAAAAATGAAGACGTAATTATCAATTTTATTTTTTAG
- a CDS encoding type I toxin-antitoxin system Fst family toxin has product MIPLSEFVSLVIAPLLVGLVLLLVDRWLDD; this is encoded by the coding sequence GTGATTCCATTGTCAGAATTCGTATCATTAGTTATCGCACCACTTTTAGTGGGACTAGTATTGTTGCTGGTTGATCGTTGGTTAGATGATTAG
- a CDS encoding helix-turn-helix domain-containing protein — protein sequence MDERKRNALIAANIKKYITEKKITQKKLAESIGISPSTMSDYMNLRSNPSHGVIQKIADYFGVMKSDIDTTFKENRLSSSIETIYNQLDQKRQQKVYSFAEQQLKEQNKIVDYPTNYNVNIYGKMTAGYGSINFDKEHPIKTITLDYAPPSYDIAFEVSGDSMHPTFQDGEVIFVKETKNIHNGMLAAVEINDEAFIKKLYIEENRIRLVSLNCEKDKNGNRLYPDFYADEKDNIHMIGQVLT from the coding sequence TTGGACGAAAGGAAAAGAAATGCTTTAATCGCTGCAAATATAAAAAAATACATCACCGAAAAAAAAATCACTCAAAAAAAGTTGGCTGAATCAATAGGAATCTCCCCTTCAACAATGAGTGACTATATGAATTTAAGATCAAACCCGTCACACGGAGTAATCCAAAAAATAGCCGATTATTTCGGCGTCATGAAAAGTGATATTGATACTACGTTTAAGGAAAATAGACTATCATCTTCTATAGAAACAATTTACAATCAGTTAGATCAAAAACGGCAACAAAAAGTATATAGTTTTGCTGAACAGCAATTGAAAGAACAAAACAAAATAGTCGACTATCCCACTAATTATAACGTGAATATATATGGTAAAATGACGGCTGGTTACGGATCAATTAATTTCGACAAAGAGCATCCAATTAAAACAATTACTCTAGATTATGCACCACCAAGTTATGACATAGCTTTCGAGGTATCAGGTGATAGTATGCACCCGACATTTCAAGATGGCGAAGTGATTTTTGTTAAGGAAACAAAAAACATTCATAACGGAATGTTGGCGGCAGTAGAAATCAACGATGAAGCTTTTATAAAGAAGCTATATATAGAGGAAAACAGAATTAGGCTAGTCTCTCTCAATTGTGAAAAAGATAAAAATGGCAATCGGCTTTATCCTGATTTTTATGCTGATGAGAAAGACAATATTCATATGATTGGTCAAGTTTTGACATAA
- a CDS encoding helix-turn-helix transcriptional regulator — protein sequence MQTLKELRISSGLTQGELAKLFGVTPRTIQNMEKDSSNIKDSLLKKYIDAFGISYDNIFLGNEYENFVHLENKKKSVILTFESKQHKQLTS from the coding sequence ATGCAGACCTTGAAAGAATTGAGAATTTCTAGCGGTTTAACTCAGGGGGAGCTAGCAAAATTATTTGGGGTAACTCCTAGAACGATTCAGAACATGGAGAAAGATTCTTCTAACATAAAAGACAGCCTCTTAAAGAAATATATTGACGCTTTTGGCATCAGTTACGATAATATTTTTTTAGGTAACGAATACGAAAATTTCGTACATCTGGAAAATAAGAAAAAATCAGTCATTTTAACTTTTGAGAGTAAACAACATAAACAGCTGACAAGCTAA
- a CDS encoding Rha family transcriptional regulator, translated as MSELVIKKNKEAVTTSLQVAESFEKKHRHVLTAIDELKEGVAENWADLFWEDTYVHPQNKQSYRIIYMNRDGFSLLAMGFTGKKALNFKLQYIEAFNKMEKEIKDPLTLLPKTKREMALLALAANEETNERVDAIESDLNDLKNNQLLAEPDYRTISNMVRNKIRILCDQQHLNSEARTELFKDLNGGIKRITGAVARNRIKAKQFDDVIEFINNWMPSTATMTIIKQTELLEDESQRRFEKRESDC; from the coding sequence ATGAGCGAGTTAGTAATTAAAAAAAATAAAGAAGCTGTTACTACGAGTTTGCAAGTTGCAGAAAGCTTCGAGAAAAAACACAGACATGTTTTAACAGCAATTGATGAACTAAAAGAGGGGGTTGCCGAAAATTGGGCAGACCTATTTTGGGAAGATACTTATGTTCATCCTCAAAACAAACAATCATATCGAATCATTTATATGAATAGAGACGGTTTTTCATTGTTGGCGATGGGGTTCACCGGTAAGAAGGCTTTAAATTTCAAACTTCAATATATTGAGGCCTTCAATAAGATGGAAAAAGAAATAAAAGATCCCTTAACATTACTCCCAAAAACTAAACGAGAAATGGCTCTGCTTGCTTTAGCTGCAAATGAAGAAACGAACGAAAGAGTGGATGCTATTGAGTCCGATTTAAATGACTTGAAGAACAATCAACTTCTAGCTGAACCAGACTATCGAACAATTTCTAATATGGTCCGTAATAAGATCAGAATTCTCTGCGATCAGCAGCATTTAAATAGCGAAGCAAGAACTGAGTTGTTCAAAGATCTGAATGGTGGAATTAAACGCATCACTGGAGCAGTTGCTAGAAATCGCATCAAAGCAAAGCAGTTTGATGATGTAATCGAGTTCATTAATAACTGGATGCCTTCTACAGCGACGATGACCATTATTAAACAAACGGAGTTGTTAGAGGATGAATCGCAGAGAAGATTTGAAAAAAGGGAAAGTGATTGCTGA
- a CDS encoding DUF1071 domain-containing protein has translation MSETNETTNFEKLFSRKLSKSLKKKGKFDYLSWARAWEMMKKDDPEARVSINEYKHYRVISGTHQDFLVEEYKPYLTDETGTYVSVSVTLRGRTETELFPVTDYNNKPIAKPDASQINNSVKRCFVKALALHGLGLHVYQGEDIPAPPKIDTKKLNMLEEIINNFNGEMGEDMVPTLIEFVNEQTVKRNLIAEKVNALEDLTYEQCGLMERAIAKKRNELNKKK, from the coding sequence ATGAGCGAAACGAATGAAACTACAAATTTTGAAAAGCTATTTAGTAGAAAACTTAGTAAGTCTCTAAAGAAGAAGGGTAAGTTCGATTATCTGTCATGGGCACGAGCGTGGGAGATGATGAAAAAGGACGATCCAGAGGCAAGAGTATCCATAAATGAGTATAAACATTATAGAGTAATTTCAGGAACGCACCAAGACTTTCTGGTTGAAGAGTACAAACCTTATTTGACAGATGAAACAGGAACTTATGTATCTGTGTCTGTCACGCTAAGAGGTAGGACTGAGACAGAACTTTTCCCGGTGACAGATTACAACAATAAGCCAATTGCTAAACCGGATGCAAGTCAGATTAATAACTCGGTTAAGCGTTGTTTTGTTAAAGCTTTAGCTCTCCATGGGTTAGGATTACACGTTTATCAAGGGGAAGATATTCCAGCTCCACCAAAAATTGATACAAAAAAATTGAATATGCTTGAAGAAATAATTAATAACTTCAATGGAGAAATGGGCGAAGATATGGTGCCTACATTAATCGAATTTGTTAACGAACAGACTGTTAAACGGAATCTAATTGCTGAGAAAGTAAATGCTCTTGAAGATTTAACTTATGAACAATGCGGATTGATGGAAAGAGCAATTGCTAAAAAACGAAATGAATTAAACAAGAAGAAGTGA
- a CDS encoding putative HNHc nuclease: MFNSLIDSYSAVLRKFKGKDIVATINEEVNIERLKTMYEGYEGDRIIEIRFIDPRRFTAQQRNFIYALIGDIFIDTGTPTDFWKEFFYVRFEGVTGRKISLKDESDTTVSDVNILANIILDFIFEHHIPFKEGYEILPANQEYYFYKCITKRVCCICGRTGADIDHFDKALGRRKRKKIDHSEYTYAGLCRIHHTEKHQLGVTNFKNKYQIKGIKLNQETIKKLNIGG, encoded by the coding sequence GTGTTTAATTCATTAATTGATTCCTATTCAGCAGTTCTTAGAAAGTTCAAAGGAAAAGACATTGTCGCAACAATCAACGAAGAAGTAAACATCGAACGACTTAAAACGATGTACGAAGGCTATGAAGGTGATCGGATCATTGAAATTCGCTTTATTGATCCACGTCGCTTCACAGCCCAACAAAGAAATTTCATCTATGCGCTCATAGGGGATATATTCATCGATACAGGTACACCAACGGACTTCTGGAAAGAATTCTTCTACGTTCGTTTTGAAGGTGTCACAGGGCGAAAAATAAGCCTCAAGGACGAATCGGATACAACTGTAAGTGACGTAAACATCCTAGCAAATATCATCTTAGATTTCATCTTTGAACATCATATTCCATTCAAAGAAGGCTATGAAATCTTACCAGCGAATCAAGAATACTATTTCTACAAGTGTATTACGAAAAGAGTCTGTTGTATCTGTGGAAGAACAGGAGCTGACATTGATCATTTCGATAAAGCGTTGGGTAGACGGAAACGTAAGAAAATTGATCATTCAGAATACACTTACGCAGGACTTTGTAGAATACACCACACAGAAAAACATCAATTAGGTGTAACTAATTTTAAGAACAAGTATCAAATAAAAGGGATTAAGTTAAATCAAGAGACAATCAAAAAACTTAATATAGGTGGTTAA
- a CDS encoding replisome organizer: protein MAERRMFAKTIIDSDAFLDMPLSTQALYFHLSMRADDDGFINNPKKIQRMVGCGDDDLKLLMAKRFILVFESGVIVIKHWKIHNYIRNDRYKPTLYQDEKALLADKDNKAYTFAEELPNRDENLGIPDDNQTVYQMDTQVRLGKDRLGKDSKEIRDVTPPKKSKAKPIRHKYGEYKNVLLSDDQMEKLKTEFPNDYQERIERLSEYCESAGKTYKNYLATIRSWARKEKSEPKKMNSIYNRTGRREALPEWAIDQEAYQKKKALERANRQSKAPF, encoded by the coding sequence TTGGCAGAAAGAAGAATGTTCGCAAAGACGATTATTGATTCTGATGCGTTCCTAGATATGCCTTTATCAACACAGGCATTATATTTTCATCTATCAATGCGCGCAGATGACGACGGATTTATCAATAATCCTAAAAAAATACAACGTATGGTTGGTTGTGGCGATGATGATTTAAAACTGCTTATGGCAAAAAGATTTATCTTAGTTTTCGAGAGTGGTGTGATTGTAATTAAGCATTGGAAAATACACAACTATATTCGTAATGATCGCTATAAACCTACGTTATATCAGGATGAGAAAGCTTTACTAGCGGATAAAGATAACAAAGCATACACCTTTGCAGAAGAGCTTCCTAATCGAGATGAAAATCTTGGTATACCAGATGACAACCAAACGGTATACCAAATGGATACACAGGTTAGGTTAGGTAAGGATAGGTTAGGTAAGGATAGTAAAGAGATAAGAGATGTAACGCCTCCGAAAAAATCGAAGGCTAAGCCCATCCGTCATAAATACGGAGAGTATAAAAATGTTCTCTTGTCAGATGACCAAATGGAGAAACTCAAAACAGAATTCCCAAATGATTATCAAGAACGGATTGAACGGTTATCCGAGTATTGTGAATCAGCTGGTAAAACTTATAAAAACTACTTGGCCACTATTCGAAGCTGGGCAAGGAAAGAAAAAAGTGAGCCTAAGAAGATGAATAGTATCTACAATCGCACAGGAAGACGAGAGGCACTTCCTGAATGGGCAATCGACCAAGAAGCCTATCAAAAGAAAAAAGCCCTTGAAAGAGCTAATAGGCAATCTAAAGCACCATTTTAA
- a CDS encoding MazG-like family protein — MNELTMNIEKWAKNKGLDQAQPEKQMLKVIEELGEVGAGMARGNLEAVKDGIGDTIVTLIILAMQHGLTADECLEQAWNEIKGRTGKMVDGVFVKSSDMEDSK, encoded by the coding sequence ATGAACGAACTGACAATGAATATTGAGAAATGGGCTAAAAATAAAGGATTGGATCAGGCTCAACCAGAGAAGCAGATGTTGAAGGTAATTGAGGAACTTGGAGAGGTCGGCGCTGGCATGGCTCGTGGCAATTTAGAAGCGGTAAAAGACGGTATCGGAGATACGATTGTTACCCTCATCATTTTAGCTATGCAACATGGGTTGACTGCTGATGAGTGCTTAGAACAGGCTTGGAACGAAATCAAAGGCCGCACAGGCAAAATGGTAGATGGTGTATTCGTGAAGTCTAGTGACATGGAGGACAGCAAATGA
- a CDS encoding YopX family protein, whose product MIPKNYRAWDNKTKSIRGVLVIDWLNGLIDLEGGIIERDFKEIQLMQSTGLKDKNDVVIFEGDIVKNSNGSTGYVIYLQQEAGFVVVLKKSDYRLGHRNTGESYAEATNHEVIGNVYENPELLDSDLVEVER is encoded by the coding sequence ATGATACCAAAAAATTATAGAGCTTGGGACAATAAAACAAAATCAATAAGAGGCGTCTTGGTAATTGATTGGCTGAACGGGTTAATTGATTTAGAGGGCGGGATTATTGAGCGAGATTTTAAAGAAATACAACTCATGCAATCCACAGGACTGAAAGATAAGAATGATGTAGTGATTTTTGAAGGAGATATTGTAAAAAACTCAAATGGATCAACCGGCTATGTAATTTATCTACAACAAGAAGCTGGGTTTGTAGTTGTATTAAAGAAAAGTGATTACAGATTAGGTCATAGAAATACTGGGGAATCATATGCAGAAGCAACTAACCACGAAGTTATCGGAAATGTATACGAGAATCCAGAGTTATTAGATAGCGATTTAGTGGAGGTAGAGCGATGA
- a CDS encoding methyltransferase domain-containing protein — protein MPKILDACCGSRLFWFDKDCSFATYMDIREEEYEIHGKKINVKPDVVADFRDMPFENNVYDLVVFDPPHLKWAGQNSIMKGQYGQLDKENWPEDIKQGMSECMRVLKPSGTLIFKWNENQIKLKDVLKAVEPYSPLFGNKRSQTHWLVFMKEEQR, from the coding sequence ATGCCGAAAATATTAGATGCATGCTGTGGTAGTCGTTTGTTCTGGTTCGATAAAGATTGTAGTTTTGCAACGTATATGGATATACGAGAAGAAGAGTACGAGATCCACGGAAAGAAAATAAATGTGAAACCAGATGTTGTAGCTGATTTTAGGGACATGCCTTTTGAAAATAATGTTTACGATTTAGTTGTATTTGATCCGCCCCATTTAAAATGGGCTGGCCAGAATTCGATTATGAAAGGTCAATACGGACAGTTAGATAAAGAGAACTGGCCAGAAGATATAAAACAAGGTATGTCAGAGTGTATGCGAGTCTTGAAACCTAGTGGAACATTGATTTTCAAATGGAATGAGAACCAAATAAAACTCAAAGACGTGTTGAAAGCAGTTGAACCATATAGCCCTTTGTTTGGAAATAAAAGGAGTCAAACTCACTGGTTAGTTTTTATGAAGGAGGAACAGCGATGA
- a CDS encoding DUF1642 domain-containing protein: MGYWISIGAAGAISIVEELDEPPITDEQAWNKIAEAYPDLPQSLRNTLDNAVFGKADKTHKPVVPQFVADWFEENFIALDWGNGGALVGAYRNKREYRDDFQDWIADTTNYPIETIIRMIDGYEVEKEPLYYVKFPVVDFNQWDLEAYLMKDDHGNILIADNNDFDDMKFTEQEIKTIDERYWAFAVPVEEVMEG, translated from the coding sequence ATGGGGTATTGGATTTCCATAGGAGCGGCAGGTGCTATATCAATTGTCGAAGAACTAGATGAACCGCCGATTACAGATGAACAAGCTTGGAATAAGATCGCAGAGGCTTATCCGGATTTGCCTCAGAGTTTGAGAAATACTCTAGATAATGCTGTGTTTGGCAAAGCTGATAAAACACATAAGCCAGTTGTTCCACAGTTTGTAGCAGATTGGTTTGAAGAGAACTTTATTGCACTAGACTGGGGAAACGGCGGCGCCCTAGTAGGGGCATACAGAAATAAAAGAGAATATAGAGATGACTTTCAAGATTGGATTGCTGATACCACGAATTATCCAATTGAAACTATTATCCGCATGATAGACGGCTACGAGGTCGAGAAAGAGCCGTTGTATTATGTGAAGTTTCCAGTTGTGGATTTTAATCAGTGGGATTTAGAGGCGTATCTAATGAAAGATGATCACGGAAATATATTGATTGCAGACAACAATGACTTCGATGATATGAAGTTCACGGAACAAGAAATCAAAACAATCGACGAAAGATACTGGGCGTTTGCTGTGCCAGTGGAAGAGGTGATGGAAGGATGA
- a CDS encoding ArpU family phage packaging/lysis transcriptional regulator codes for MQLLRDVDFKQTRCNARDVLKNFRRLERMAGRSLIDIKSPIITDMPRSPKHGNKTEDVLIQMMDLEAERDAILVALMSLSLISRQILYYSFCDVNKHSNYEIGQLIQGYGEKNVEKLKSNALIEFAEAYKKGSLIKYR; via the coding sequence ATGCAATTACTAAGAGATGTAGACTTTAAGCAGACAAGATGTAATGCGAGAGATGTGTTGAAAAACTTCCGACGGTTGGAACGAATGGCAGGTCGTTCATTGATAGACATTAAGTCGCCGATTATAACCGACATGCCTAGATCACCAAAACACGGTAACAAAACAGAAGATGTGCTTATTCAAATGATGGACCTAGAAGCAGAAAGAGATGCGATTTTAGTAGCATTGATGAGCTTGAGTCTTATCAGTCGTCAAATACTCTATTATAGTTTTTGCGATGTTAACAAGCACTCTAATTATGAAATAGGACAACTAATTCAGGGGTATGGAGAGAAAAACGTAGAAAAGCTAAAATCCAATGCATTGATCGAATTTGCCGAAGCATATAAAAAAGGTTCATTAATCAAGTATCGGTAA
- a CDS encoding terminase small subunit: protein MKLTEKQKRFCDYYVELGNATQAAIKAGYSKKTANKIGSENLAKPDLRTYIDKRLEEMENKRTADAQEVLEYLTAVMRGEETEEILIGIGEGAQAKIDIYVGAKDRLKAAELLGKRHALFTDKVDLQTGDIVINVGAWDDNEAD, encoded by the coding sequence ATGAAATTAACTGAGAAGCAGAAGAGATTTTGTGATTACTATGTTGAGTTAGGAAATGCAACACAGGCAGCAATCAAGGCAGGATACAGCAAAAAGACAGCCAATAAAATAGGTTCTGAAAACCTCGCAAAACCAGACTTAAGAACTTATATAGATAAAAGGCTTGAAGAAATGGAAAACAAACGAACTGCGGATGCTCAAGAGGTTTTAGAGTATTTAACAGCGGTAATGCGGGGCGAAGAAACAGAAGAGATACTCATTGGAATTGGAGAAGGAGCACAGGCTAAGATAGATATTTATGTTGGTGCTAAAGACCGCTTGAAAGCTGCTGAATTACTTGGTAAACGGCATGCGCTGTTTACCGATAAAGTTGATTTACAGACAGGTGATATTGTGATCAATGTCGGAGCGTGGGATGACAATGAGGCAGACTAA
- a CDS encoding PBSX family phage terminase large subunit → MTMRQTKKTNIILRFDKPAKIFNKHIYATLFDYSKFTEIHYGGASSGKSHGVVQKVVAKACQKWAKPRKVLFLRKVSRSIKDSIFADVLACLADWKLLDYCKVNMTDFRITLPNGAEFLFKGMDDPEKIKSIKGISDVVMEEATEFTLDDYTQLTLRLRDRKHKQRQIFLMFNPVSKLNWVFKHFFGEEAEVDPKRVGIHHTTYQNNKFLDDENRQTIEELEQRNPAYYRIYALGEFATLDKLIFPKYEKQLVDKEALKTLPSFFGLDFGFTNDPSAFVHVKIDEKNKTLYVVEEYVKKHMLNNEIAEVVKSLGYAKERIYADSAEMKSIAEIANKGISRIQAVKKGKGSIMQGIQFIQQYRIVIDERCFKTIEEFENYTWKKDKKTSEYKNEPVDTYNHCIDAIRYALNDAIFRLKKKPNTDKKIQIAKRFFG, encoded by the coding sequence ATGACAATGAGGCAGACTAAGAAAACAAACATCATTTTACGTTTTGATAAGCCTGCAAAAATTTTTAATAAGCATATTTATGCCACTTTATTCGATTATTCTAAATTCACCGAGATTCATTATGGCGGGGCTAGTAGCGGAAAATCACACGGTGTTGTGCAAAAAGTTGTTGCAAAAGCTTGTCAGAAATGGGCGAAACCAAGAAAAGTGCTGTTTCTTCGTAAAGTTAGCCGATCCATTAAAGATTCCATTTTTGCAGATGTGCTAGCTTGTTTGGCAGACTGGAAGCTGTTAGATTACTGTAAAGTCAACATGACAGACTTTCGAATCACACTACCGAACGGAGCAGAATTTCTGTTTAAAGGTATGGATGATCCAGAAAAGATCAAGTCAATCAAAGGCATTTCAGACGTTGTCATGGAGGAAGCTACCGAGTTCACGCTTGATGATTATACCCAGCTGACGTTGCGCTTGAGAGATAGAAAGCACAAGCAGCGGCAAATATTCTTGATGTTTAACCCAGTTAGCAAGCTTAATTGGGTTTTTAAGCATTTCTTTGGAGAAGAGGCAGAAGTTGACCCAAAACGTGTGGGAATTCATCACACGACCTATCAAAACAATAAGTTTTTGGATGATGAGAATAGGCAGACAATTGAGGAATTAGAACAAAGGAATCCTGCTTACTATCGAATATATGCACTGGGCGAGTTTGCCACATTGGACAAGCTGATTTTTCCGAAATACGAAAAGCAACTAGTGGACAAAGAAGCGCTTAAGACATTACCTAGCTTTTTTGGCTTGGATTTTGGGTTTACGAATGATCCATCCGCATTTGTACACGTAAAAATCGATGAGAAAAACAAAACTTTATATGTTGTCGAGGAGTACGTGAAAAAACATATGCTGAATAACGAGATTGCTGAAGTAGTTAAAAGTCTCGGTTATGCAAAAGAACGGATATACGCAGATTCAGCAGAGATGAAGTCAATAGCGGAAATTGCAAACAAAGGAATCTCTCGTATTCAAGCAGTGAAAAAAGGCAAAGGATCTATCATGCAAGGGATTCAATTCATCCAGCAATATCGGATAGTGATTGATGAGCGCTGCTTTAAAACCATCGAGGAATTTGAAAATTATACGTGGAAGAAAGATAAAAAAACAAGCGAATACAAAAACGAACCTGTCGACACTTATAATCATTGCATCGATGCCATTCGGTATGCGTTGAACGATGCAATTTTCAGGCTTAAGAAGAAACCAAATACAGATAAAAAAATACAAATAGCCAAGAGATTTTTTGGATAG